The Triticum urartu cultivar G1812 unplaced genomic scaffold, Tu2.1 TuUngrouped_contig_197, whole genome shotgun sequence sequence TTAGAAAAGAGTGATGCCAAGGAGGCACGAGGCATCAACTTAATCCAGGTAGAGCTGAGGATAGAACCCCTGGGTGACTAGCCTGGATGATGGCTACCATCGATGGTGCTAGCCAGCAAAGCTCCTGGGTGACTTCTCGATGTTGACCATTGCTGGGTTCCTTCACTGCTAATGGAAAATGGTCCTTCATATATCTGCATTCAGGGTTAAACTAGATTCTCATTGGAATTGGATAACTCACCGCGCCTTGCATGACACAGCACTGTGGCTATGAAGAGGAGCATGTGTTGAAGAAGCACCATCGGCGTCAGCATGGAGAAGACGCCAGTCCCAAGTAGTCTCTGCGCCACCTCCAGGTGTACCAAATGCTCCTACTTCTCTTCCTGCATCCCTGCCTCTTTCTCCATGGTGGATTGTTCGCTAGGCGGACCCATGGGAGCACCACGACTCAGGCCAGTTGTTTACAAAGTGAAGATTTGTTCATGATGTGGTTATGCTATGTTGTTAGCGGATACAAATATTTTGTAAGATTTTAGTTTAGGAAATCGAGTGATATAGGTTCCTTATCCCCCTGTGTTACTTTGTCGTACTTTTGGTGTCTTAGATCTTTATGCTTCGTACTGACTTGATGCGGGCTGGTTGTCCTGGGCATCCATTGTGCCTTGCTTTGCTACAAATTGAATCTTTTGTGCTTTGTTGTAAACTTGCAGATCAATTATCCTGTGCATTGGCTATACCTTGCTTTTGGTATATCTTTATTGTTTGTGATCTATACTGAACTCATTTATCCTGGGCGGTTACTCTAATTTCCCTGGGATGTTTGAATGTACTAAACACTGTGTTATAATGTAGTTTTAGATGTTGGGTGACCTCGTTGATCCAGGCAGCGTGCCAAGCCGCACTCTCGGTCTAGTTCAAACGAGTAAGAAAACAGTGGGTGCAACATTGACAAGTCTTATTTTGAAAACTATTTGGCTGCTCATGTGGGTATCTTATCTTCTACGAGGAGCATTCCTGTTGGAACCAAAGCTTCTAGCTACCTCTCCTGTCACTCGAGCTGAGGTGGAAGAAGAAggatgaagaacacggtggacaCGGTGGTTTCCGGCGCACATATGCCTGCTGCCCGAACAGCCTTTTCCCGAGCACGAACTCGACACCACACGAAAGACTACCAGAGACTACATCTCTCCTAGCTCCTCAACATGGCTCATACCGGCTACATCCGCTTAAGTAGCACACGCGGACACACGCTACCAGGGCAACAGCCTGCCCGGCTCCTATGCCACTCACGCAAAAGACTAGGCAAACATGCATACACAGACGCACCACGCTAGTTAACAACCACTAAGCGCATGCACTTGACTCGGCTACACACCAACTAACCACGTACTGACTCTATGATCTACACGCACGCGGCCGGCTCCAACAGATCGCAATGGTCTTCGTGCATGTAGCTCCTTCACGCAACCAACGTGAGCACGGACTCACGCTGGGACACACCTGTGCCCACCATGGACCAGAACTGTCGCGTCGACGCCGGTCACCACCGCACGGGCACGGGCATGGCTTATTGCCAACAATTCCCTCCTTGTTGATTTGTACACCGGTACCAAAGCGAAGCCCCCAAACTCCCAGACAGCAACAAACTTGGGTACTCACGGCTCCATTAATTTCACCCAACTCTCGCCTCCTCCTTTTCTCAACGTATTCCATGTTTGAGTGGCAGGTTGGAACAAACTACTGGTCAGAGCCCTCTTGCTCTTGATGATTCCAGCATCAATCAGATTGTACTCTTCAAAGGTGATATCTTTGTCGTAGATGGTCTGCTGAGGTTCCACGCAGTACACTTAATACATCAGTTCACGATGCAAGAAGTAGCAAATGATGTGGGAATCCCTGCCTATTAAACCATGGTTGGTGGCCTATGGTGACATGCTTCTCATGGTTGACCTCTAGGTAAGCTCTGTCGAGTCTAATGGCCCATATAGTAGCTCCTTCAATGTCTTCTGCCATGACTTTGCATTCAAGCCAAAGAAGTTGGTGAAGATGGAGAAATTGGAAAACCATGCCCTGTTTGTTAGCCTTGATAAGAGGAATCCTACATTTTCCTGTATGAGCCAAGAGAGATGTGGAGGAAAGAGTAACTGTATTTATGCTGCCAAGCTTCTTGAAAATTCTGATGAAACTTGGATTGCGATGACTTGGTCAGCCAATGCGGACCCCCCCCGGCTTTGTACACCGCAGGTGCTTATGCCGGTGCCTCAGAAAGAAAACCCGGTTTTATTTAGGCTTCGGCTTGCACATGTGCTTAGGATGGGAGGATGGAAGCAAAGATTGGCTTTCGGTGCTAGCGGCTGCTTAGGAGAGAAAACTGCTGTCCTCACTTCACGGACCAAAAATCCAAACGCTACTTAAGCACCTATGTGAAGCACTCCCCCGTTGTGAGACAGTTTTATTTTGCAGACGCTACcatactctctctctctctctctgaaataaagggtttcccccgctttatattataaagcaaaCATTCAATACATCCAGCTTGCTGGGGCTGCAGCACAGATATCCCAAAGgaaaacaagaagaagaagaaagagaaataaATGCCGATACCGGTAGATCAATGAAGAGAGGAAGACCGGCAACCGTTGCACCCTCCGAAGAAGTACCACCACACTCCCAGCATCTCGAAGCGCCGCACCCCAAGCAACACCTTCAAGAAGGAATGCCACGATGCCGCCGCTGTTGCCCGAACAAGTTCTAGGGTTTCCCTGGTACACGAGGGATAGTGGGGAAGGGGTATACCCGATGCCCCTCAGGAAGGTCCCatggctcccgcaggcgtcatcGCATCGGTGCCGGACAGGCCGACAGGGGTTTCTCCCGACCGACAACCAGCACCACCACCCCAGGCATTTCGAAATGTACCACCCTCGCAGCCACCCACCTGCTTGTGCCATCACGATTACCGGACAACCCTCGCCGCGTCACTGGAGCTGTCAACACGAGACCTGGAGATGGATAGGAGATACCGGCCACGGGAGCGAACACAACTCGACCGGAGGGAGGGGACTGCCTCCACCGCCGCAGCGGAGCCGACCGGACGCGGCGACGAGGACTTGCCGGGCCACGACGGCCTGGCCGGGCCCACTGGACCCGGACAGTCCTGTCACCACGCTGCAGCACGCTGACCAACGGAGTCCTCATCGCCCGAGATCGCCGCCACCATGCCACCACCAGGGAATGTCGCCGCCGAACGCCAAGTCACCGGCCCGCCCCAACCCAGATGGGGCCCAAATGGGCCCAGATCTGGTCTGGGCGGGCGCCGCCAGCCACAGTGCCACCACGCTGCCCCACCGCCAACGGCCGCACCACCGCGTAGAGAGCCACCGGGCCCATGGCACCTCCACCAACCGTGCGAGCAGGGTGGTGCTGCGCGCGGGGAAAGGCAGGCCCGCCGCCGCCAGCTCACCGCGGCCGAGGACGGAGGCGCTcacgggcggcggcgggaggaggcagGGCGAGGGTGGCGAGCTGGAGAGGAGCCCGGAGGAAGCCCCCGGTCACCTCGCTCGGGAGgcgacgcgggcggcggcggcgggagggtTTCTCGCCCCCCTTCGGAGACGGCCGGCTCGGGCCGTGAAGCTTTGAATGGTGGCGATGCATGGGCGCAGGGCGTGTCGGCGCGGTGTCGCGGACGTGTGGCCCGACGCGGTGGGCTGCGTGGTGGCGGTGCCAGTCGCGGCCGCGGCGGCCCGATCTGGTCCGGTCCAGGCTTGAttcgggcggtggtggcggcggatgGCTCGGTGGCCGCCGGTGGCCGCCGGTGGCCGCCGGTGGCTTCTCCTCCCGCTCCTGGAGGTCTCCCTCCAGCCTTCATGGGTGGCTGGGGTGGCTATTGCGCGGCTGCAGGGCGGGTGGCGGTGCGTCCGACTTGGATCTGGCGGGGGGATCCGGGTGGACGGCGCGGGTGGGGCCGCAGTCTGTTGTAGCCGTTGCTCCGGCCGTGGGCGGTGGCGCATGGAGGTCCGGCACATGGTGATGGCGTCCCGGGGGCGCGGCAGCTACACGGTGGTTTGGCGGATCTGCCTGCGGCGATGGCCGGCTATCTCCGGCGTCGGTTCATTTTCGTCCGGACCGCTTCGACCGTTGCTCCATGTCCTCGTCGTCCGGGCGTTACTTCGGTCCAAGGGCTGGCCCTCTCCCAGCTGCGGTCCTTCGCTCGTCTCGTGCCCGGCAGCAGGATGGAGCTCGTCTCGGGCCCGGCAGCAGGATGGAGCTCGTCTCGGGCCCGACAGCAGGATGGAGCTCGTCTCGCGCCCGGCAGTAGGACAAAGCTCGTCTCGCACTCGGGGCTGCAGGATGGGCGATGGAGGCTAGTTTTGGCCAGCCTATTGGGCCTCTGCGCTGGGGGTCGTCCAGGGGTGTGAAAGGCGGGGCCTTTCCGCTCGTCTCTTCGGTTGGGGTAGCGCCGGGTCTCGGTTCAGGTGGTGCCTAGGTCTTGgatgccggggcggcggccccgcTGGTGGTAGCGCGGTGCTTTTGGGCAGAGGCTACGGCTTGGTGCTGCCGGGTGGCCATGGCCGTGCGGGCGGCTTGGCAGCCGGGGTGCGGCGTTCGGTGGTGGTGAGGGGTGGCCGGGGTGAAAACCTGTTCTTTCTGCGGACAGACCGGCCGCGGCGAAactcgttcccttcttgaaggcgtcgtcgCGGCTCTCATCGCCCATCGTGGGCTCTAGGGGAAACTCTGATCCTTGGATCGGGCGGTGGCAGCGCTCCGGTGTCGTGTCCTTGCTGAAGGCGCCGCCTTGGAGTCCTCGGATCGTCGTATGCGGCTTCATCTCTTCGTAGTTAGGGGTGGTGTTGCTGCGCTCAGCGCCTGTGTATCATGCCTTGGGTGTGTGCGTTGTTGTGGTGGCGTGCGTCTGTATCGGGACGTTGGTGATCTTTgatttatatataaagcggggcggAAGCCTTTTTAGGTAACAAACAATACGGCTAGAAGTTTGAACTCACCAAGGCTCTGTAGGGTGCACATCCATTGACCTTAATATACGGTCACCATCACGAAGTATGACCTGAAGTAAGCATGGTTGATCAAAACATGTGCCGTCCCAGGCccaaaacagaaggtgaaataTACGgggaaaaaaaatcagagaatatCCTGGCGTCTACTTGATCACGTTCAAAtccatcaagatcaacaacaaaCCTCAGATGTCTTCGTCTCACCCGTTGTTGCACAGACAGCGCTTAGGGGATGAACATCTTTCAAGCCAGTGTCCTTTACCATGAAAGTGCTCATCTACAGTATCAGGGTGCACCATCCAACCCGtcaaacttaagaatattaataTCCATTGGAATACTATTTTCAGGTCGGAAGCATCAGCAATATATATATGTTCAAGCTTGGCACTTGTTTTTGTAGGATGGGAAAACAAGAAAAACGACTACAATCATACCTGGTCAATTAATGCCCCATGATAGTTTTCTGGTGTCTCTGTATCAGTTAGCATATTAACGATGTCCCCTATGGTTGGCCTTTTCTGTCGATCATCCTCCACACAGCTCAAAGCAATGACGATGCATCTATTTACTTGTTCAGAATACGACTCCAACAAATCACCTGATGCCTCTGATTGTAGCCTAGTCATCCAATTCCCATGTACCTGGATAATGATAGCACAAAGAATGGTCGGTAAAAGAAAACAGAATAGCAGAATGACAATGTACATCCGATATCAATAAATACGATCCTTACAATCTCAGTGAATTGCTCAGAGGTCATTTCAGCACTTCTGCAGTGGCCTTTGGAACCTGCAATTATCTTTATAACTACAACTCCCAGGCTGAATATATCCAGTTTATTTGAGATTATGCCATGATCTATAAACTCCGGTGGTAAGTACCCACTGCAAGCACGACACAACGCGTACTGTTACTGACTGACGAAAATAGGAATTCTGTACTGAGAGAAATTAAACATTTCACATGTAGAATAAGCTTACCGTGTTCCTATAGGACTATCAGTGCTATAGGATTTATCTTCCATGAAGAATCTGGATAATCCGAAATCAGCAATTTTCGGGATCATCTTCTTATCCAGCAATATGTTTGCCGGTTTTAGATCCAAATGAAAAATGGGAGTCTTCAGTTCCTCGTGAAGGTACTTCAAACCATTGGAAATACCCTTAATTATAGCGTAGCGATTGCGCCAACCATGTCCCTTAAATTCGTCTAAAATAAGTAAAGAAaatattagaattcttgaaacATATATACAGAAAATGAAAGGTTGACATTCTAAGTATACAAGTGAAGCATCATTATACATTTACCAGAAAGACAGTCGCTAAGGCTTCCATTTTCCATATACTCAAAGCAAAGCGCTCTCTTAGTCACATTAGCAAGAACCTTAGGTTTGTTGTACGGCAAGTATTCTTGGCGGGTTTCATGGCAATAACCAACTAACTCCACGATGTTCTGGTGTTGCAAATTTACAAGATTGTAAAATTCCTTATCAAATTGCACATCGTCATGCCCTGGCATGTCATGAAGAATCTTTACAGCAATTTTTTGCCCATCTTCCCGCGCCCCCTATTGGAAAAATATATATGGTTCAGTTTTCTGTTTATAGGGATATATGTGGCATCTATAAAGAAGAAAATATTATACTCAGGTATTCTTCCTGGAATATGCAAAGATTTCTGGAAAGTTATATGCATGTTGTTGCTCAACAAGATTGCTAGAAAACGAATATGAGAAAATGGTGCCCTTGATGATGCATGCGCCTAAATCCCACCACAATAGATGAAATAAACAATGCAAACGAATGATGAATTTATTTTACCATTTCTGAAATTGTCAATGGTTAATCACACCAGGTAAACTTTTCCGTAAGAACCGCTGCCAAGCACCCGGCCTTGAGAGAAATTATCTGTCATAATCTCCAGTGAATGGAGTGGCACACGGCTTGGCCCATCAGCCATGCTATTGGTTCACCTGGATGTAAACGCAGAAGACGCAGGGGCATGTTTACACATACAGATATAATAAACGTGAGCACAGATTTTATGAGCAATCTAACTTGTCGGCTCTTTCTTGGTTCTCCGACGGTAATCCAATCTAGCTTTGCACAACGCAGATCTACAATCGAGCTTTGCACAAAGCAATTACAGCACGACTGCCATACACACACAACAGATCGGCGAGGATAAGTAGTAGAGTCAACGGAGAGCACTAACCTGCAGCTGGAGGGGAGGACTTGCAGCGGGGAAATACGAGCGCTCAACAATACGGAAGTGGAAGGAATCCaaagaaggaaggaaggaaggaagaaggAGGAGCAAAATGCAAGTGGAAGgagggaaggaaggaaggaaggaagggaaACGAGGCCTCTTCTCCGATCCATATCTGTATATCTGTATAATTTGCAAGTGTGGACGAACATGCGATGCGTGTGTTGACTCGTGCGGTAGGTAGGACTCCGCGGTTCATGCTCGGACAAAACACATTGAAGTTGACTATCACTTTGTGCGGGAACGTGTTGCACAGAAGCTACTCCATATCAAGTTCATCTACCGGATCCAGCTGGGGGCCAACGCGGCTGTGCTCTCCATGCCTTCCGGAGCGCTCACCCAAGCGATTCAGCAAGCGGAGCTGCCACTCCTCTTCGAGGGCGAATGGGACTGGTAGATCTCACCTATGGAGGGCGGGGCGTTCTCGGTGGTCTTCCTTGATCCGGTGATGCTCCGGATGGCAACAAGGAGCGGCAAGTTGTTCCTCTCCCTCAACAACCTCATGGTGGACATCCGCGACGCGGTCCTCGACGCCCCCAAGGGAATGGCGATGCCAGAGGTGTGGGTCAAATTGGGAGGAATCCCACCCAAGCAACGGCGCTCCGACCTGCTCATGGCGGCCACCACCATGCTCGGACGTCCCCTGCTGATAGATGAGGAGTCTCTCATTCGTTCGGGGCCGGTCCGTATGCGTTTCGCTTGCCGCAATCCCCACAAACTGAGCGGAGTGGTCCAGATCTGGTTCAATGGCGAGGGTTTCAACATCACCATCGAGCCCGAGCTTCCCCCGAAGCAAATCGCGGCGCCCGCCTTGCCCTCTCCAAATCCTCCTTCTCCAAATGACAAAGGCATGGATGGGGCAGGGCGTGACGGCAACCTGGGCGGCGACAAGGAGGCGGATGCAAGCATGGAAGATGATTCCTTCTACAGGGCGGGGCGACGAACCGGGCACCGTTTCCTTCGACGGAGCTGCCGCTGGCAGGGGGGTCCATGGAGTTGGACCTCTCTATCCCCAACCAGTATGGCTCAAACCTGGGCTCGGTCACGTCCCCCCCGGTGCGGTCGGTGGCGGAGCCTGGTGCGGGCCAGATGGAGGAGCCGCTGGGGGAGGCGCGCACTCCTATCGCGGTGTCCATGGAGACGCTGCCGCTCGCCTCGCGCTCTCCATCTCAAGGTGGCCGCAGCTCCAACAAGCTTGGTGCGGTGAAACAGCTCAAGAAGTTGGCCGCGCGCAAGGTTAGCGCGGAGGCCGGACGTACGGCGGAGCTCCAGGGCGCGCCGGCGACTCCCCGGCAGGCGGTGATGGCGCTGGCTGTTCCCACCTCCGCTCCGATCGCGCTGGAGGAGGCCAAGACGGTGTCTGTCCCGAAGGCCAAGCGTTCCAAGGTCGTCGTGGATGGGCAGGTGGCCCCTGTTCGGGTTAGTGCACGGGCCAAGGGCGCCAAAGGGCACATGCCTTCGCTCCAACGCGCCCAACTCCTCCAAGCACAGAAGAATCTGGAAACCTCAGGTAATCCATTGCCCCGCTTTTCGATTTTGGATTCCTTCTCGGACGAGCACCTAGGCGAGGTGTTGGTGGAAAGTGGGGTTGAACCGATGGGGGAGGGCGGGGTTAGCGAGTTAATCTCGTTGGTGCGCGCTAAAGAGCTGGCTCAGGCGGCTCTTGCAGCGGCGGCTGCTCAACACGCGGAGCGTCTGGCTGTCGAGGATGAGCCCTCGACGTTGCTAAGACTCCGACCCGAAGGGGAGATAGCAACAGGGGTTGCTGCTCCTCCCTCGCCTCGCTGCGGCAAGGTGAGGCGCGTGGCCAAGGCGATCACCTCTAGGGGTGTGCGCCTGCGAAACCGCGTCATATAAATGCGGATGCTCATTTGGAACATCGGTGGCTTCGGCCACTCGGGGCGGCGCACCCAACTTAGAGACTACATCGGGAAAGAAGGGATAGATATAGTAGGGCTCCAGGAAACCATTAAAGCCGATTTTCGTCACCAAGATATCGTAGCCACAGACCCTCTGGAGCGTTTCATTTGGAAGCACAGCCCGGCCGTTGGGCATTCGGGTGGCATGCTGCTAGGCTTTTGCAGTGCCATCTATGAGGTGTTGTCCTGGGAGGTAGGCACCTTTTTTATTGCAGCCAATATTCGCGTGAGAGCTTCGCTACGCGAGCTCGTGATCCTGCAAGTCTATGGACCAGCAGATCACTCACATTCGTCAGAGTTTCGGGGAGAACTCGAAGCCAAGGTGCTGGCAGTCGCCGCATCCCGAGTCCCCCTTCTAGTGGGTGGAGATTTTAATCTCATCCGATCGAGCACGGACAAAAACAACGACAACATCAACTGGTCAAGGGTGACCATGTTCAATAGCGCAATTGCATCAATGTCACTTAGGGAAGTGGCAAGGACGGGGGCAAGGTACACTTGGACCAACAAGCAACTAGCCCCGGTGCGATCCGTCTTGGATCGCGCTTTCATGTCTCCGGAATGGGGAGTGGTGTTCCCATTATGCTCGCTCCTTGCTGAAACAAGGATCGGCTCGGACCATGTTTCACTCATCTTATCTTCAGGGGAAGATAGGTTACGTCGCAGCCCACGTTTCTTCTTCGAAACAGCGTGGTTTGAGGTCCCTGACTTTGACAACATCTTTCGGGAAAGATGGTTGAGGTGTGTTCAAGCCACGGGCCAGCAGCGCGGCCCTATGGAGTTTTGGACAGTGGTCGGGGGACGCCTGCGTGCAAGCCTCAAGGGATGGGGCGCGAACCAGGGGCGAGACGAGAAAGTTTTGAGGGTGAGACTTCTCGACGAGATTGCAATTCTCGACATTCAAGCAGACTTGCGTCCTTTCTCGGAGCACGAATGGGCGCACCGATATGCCTTGGAAGGGCAAGTCGAGGCGTTGCTTCGATTTGAGGAGGAATATTGGAGGCGTAGAGGAGGCCTTAAGTGGACGCTCAAGGGCGATGCGAACACTGGTTACTTCCACGCGTACGCGAATGGCCGACGCAGGAAATGCCTAATCCTTAGACTGCAGACGGAGCAGGGGCTCCTCCTCCAGCAATCGGAGATTAGCAATCACATCTACGACTTTTACATTAGCCTGATGGGGACTGACGAGCCTCAGCGCGCTAGGCTGAGTGAGGACGCTTGGCTCCCAGCTCAAAAGGTCTTAGAGTCGGAGAACGAAGAGCTGGGGCTCGCGTTCCTCCCCATGGAGATTGACGATGCTCTCCAAAGCATGAAAACAGACACGACCCCGGGGCCCGATGGGTGGCCGGTGGCGTTGTTCAAACACTTCTGGCCATTGTTGCGCGATCCCATCTTCGCAGTGTGCAATGGCTTCATGCGCGGTTTTGTGGACATTGCTAGGTTAAACTACGGCGTGCTCTCGCTAATCCCGAAAGTGTCTGGTGCGGATAATATCCGCCAGTACAGACCAATAGCGCTCATTAATGTGCCTTTCAAAATATGCGCCAAGGGATGTGCCACTAGGCTTACTCCGATCGCAAACCGCACAATCAGTCGTTCCCAATCTGCCTTCATTCGCGGTAGGAACATTTTGGAGGGACCATTAGCATTGCAAGAGACCCTCCATGAACTTAGGCGCACGCGCGAGCCAGCGATTTTACTAAAATTAGACTTCGAAAAAGCTTACGACCGCGTCAACTGGGATTTCCTCAGACAAATCCTGACGAGCCAAGGCTTCTCGCCGGTGTGGGTGCACCGAGTCATGCAGTTGGTCTCGGGGGGCCAAATTGCGGTCTCGGTGAACGAAGAAGTAGGGCACTTCTTCCGGAACAAGCGTGGCCTACGCCAGGGTGATCCCATGGCACCTCTCTTGTTCAACTTTGTGGCAGATGCACTTGCAACCTTGCTACGGAAAGCAACGGAGGCAGGCCATATCAAAGGGGTGTTGGGACACCTCATCCCAGGGGGGATATCGCACCTGCAATACGCCGACGACACGCTTCTGTTGTTCCAACCGGACCTTCACAGCGTGGCCACGATCAAAGCCCTGTTGATTAGCTTTGAACTTATGTCGGGGCTCAAGATCAACTTCCACAAATGCGAAGTGATGCCCATGGGGCTCGAGCCGTCCGACAGTAGACGTATCGCGGACCAGCTCAATTGCAAACTAGGCAAACTCCCGTTCACCTACCTTGGCCTCCCGTTGGATGCCAAACGTATCTCGATTGAGGGCCGGGCTCCACTCTGGACCAAGGTGGGGGGGGGGTTGTCCGTGGAGGGGGAAGTTCCTCTCCTCTGCAGCTCGTCTTGTTCTCACAAACGCGAGCCTGTCCTCGCTGCCGCAGTTCACGATGGGGCTGTTCCTCTTGGCCGAAGGGGTGCATGCCAAAATGGACACACCACGGTCCCGTTTCTTTTGGGAAGGTGCGGGACCCAAACGCAAGTACCATATGGTCTGATGGGACGCGGTGTGCAGACCCAAGGACCTAGGGGGGCTAGGGATCACAAACACGGATCCTCAACATTGCACTTATGTGCAAATGGATTTGGAAGTTGTCGCAGGGGGCGACCGGTCTGTGGGTGGACCTGCTGCGCGCTAAATATTTCCCCAACGGGAACTTTTTCGAAGGCAGGCCGCGAGGCTCACCCTTCTGGAACGACCTACAAGCGGTGCGCCCGGCCTTTGCCCTTGGCGCCAAGTTCGTCGTAGGAAATGGCCGCTCGGCCCGCTTCTGGCTTGACCTATGGCTGGGAGCGCAGCCCCTTTGGGTCCAATTTCAGGACTTGTACGTCCTGGCGGTCAACCCGGATATGACGGTAGCGACGGCCCTCGCCTCCAACCCTCCCGCGATCCACTTCCTAGAGAGCTTACGGGCCCTGAACAAGCACACTTAGAGGAGCTGCTTGGCCTGACACAATCGGTGACGCTGTCCACTTCCGCTGACACGGTCACATGGGCTCTCACCCCGTCCGGAAAGTTCACGGTCAAATCCTGTACCGCAGGCTGTGCCAAGATCAGGGACCGGCCTTCCCAATGCCGACGGGTTTGTGGAACGCTCGTATTCCGCTTAAAGTCAAGGTGTTCTTTTGGCAACTTTTCCGCAATAGACTTCCCACTTTGGCCAATGTTTCAAAACGCAATGACCCGTCTTCCGGCTTATGTGCCATTTGCAACACCATGGAAGATGCGAATCATGTGTTCTTCCGCTGCCCTCTAGCGCGTTTTGCCTGGAGTGCAGTTCGTGAGGCCACCAACACCAATTGGGACCCGCAATCGGCCGCCGACCTAGAGGCCATAGTTGCGTCGACGACTGGTGGCAGTAAATGCGTGCATTGGAGCTGCCTCGGTGCCTTAGCCTGGGCTATGTGGCTTACAAGGAACAAACTTGCCATCGAAGGAATCTTCCCATCAAACCCTGCTAATATTCTTtacaaatgcaacattcttatgCAGCAGTGGAGTCCGTTGGTGAAGCACAAGGATGCTGAGAGGATGAAGCAAGCTCAAGATCGTCTTTGCCAAGTCTACGTTCTGGCTAGGGAGCCGTCCGCCGCTTCTTCGACGTGAAGTGGTTTCTTTTGTCTCGTCTCGCGAGCGAGCCTGCGTGCTCTATGCTCATGGCCTTTGGCCTGTAATGGACTCGCTTTGTTTCTTTGGCCTATGACCTGCCGTGACCTTGCTGTGCCTTCGCGCCAGCGTGACCTGAGCCTCCGTGCTCGTTCCGTTTGTCCTAGACCTCGTCTGTAAATGCTGCCTAAGTTGTGGGCTTTATTAAGTTAAAGCCGGACGCTTCTAGCGTCTATGTTCTAAAAATATATATCAAGTTCATCTTTTATAAAGATCAACTTGCTGACATCTTCACGAAGCCTCTATCACAACCTCAGTTTGTAGGCTGTAGGCGCAATCTTAATGTACTTTATACTTCAGGGCATAGTTAAGATTAAGGGAGGATGTTAAACTGTATTTATACG is a genomic window containing:
- the LOC125526817 gene encoding putative cysteine-rich receptor-like protein kinase 39, with protein sequence MPGHDDVQFDKEFYNLVNLQHQNIVELVGYCHETRQEYLPYNKPKVLANVTKRALCFEYMENGSLSDCLSDEFKGHGWRNRYAIIKGISNGLKYLHEELKTPIFHLDLKPANILLDKKMIPKIADFGLSRFFMEDKSYSTDSPIGTRLGVVVIKIIAGSKGHCRSAEMTSEQFTEIKRPTIGDIVNMLTDTETPENYHGALIDQMSTFMVKDTGLKDVHPLSAVCATTGETKTSEVILRDGDRILRSMDVHPTEPW